The proteins below come from a single Streptomyces spongiicola genomic window:
- the hemB gene encoding porphobilinogen synthase, translating to MTVYGSFPGARPRRLRTTSAMRRMVAETRLNPADLILPAFVREGVSEPVPIAAMPGVVQHSLDTLRKAAVEAREAGVSGIMLFGVPEDSKKDAAGTAGTDPGGILQVAIRAVKEEVGDELVVMSDLCLDEYTDHGHCGVLDAGGRVDNDATLARYAEMARVQADAGVHVVGPSGMMDGQVRVIRDALDTIGKEDVSILAYTAKYSSAFYGPFREAVASSLEGDRKTYQQDPANLRESLRELALDLEEGADMVMVKPAGPCLDVLARVAESADVPVAAYQISGEYAMIEAAAEKGWIERDKAILETLTGIRRAGAQMILTYWATEVAQKLGGARR from the coding sequence ATGACTGTGTACGGATCCTTCCCCGGGGCGCGGCCGCGACGGCTGCGGACCACCTCCGCGATGCGGCGCATGGTCGCCGAGACCAGGCTGAACCCCGCCGATCTGATCCTTCCCGCCTTCGTGCGGGAGGGCGTGAGCGAGCCGGTCCCGATCGCGGCGATGCCCGGCGTGGTGCAGCACTCGCTGGACACCCTGCGCAAGGCGGCGGTCGAGGCCCGGGAGGCCGGGGTCTCCGGGATCATGCTCTTCGGCGTGCCGGAGGACTCGAAGAAGGACGCAGCGGGAACCGCGGGGACCGACCCCGGCGGGATCCTGCAGGTCGCCATCCGCGCCGTGAAGGAGGAGGTCGGCGACGAGCTGGTCGTCATGTCCGACCTCTGTCTGGACGAGTACACCGACCACGGCCACTGCGGGGTGCTCGACGCGGGCGGCCGGGTCGACAACGACGCCACGCTGGCGAGGTACGCCGAGATGGCGCGGGTCCAGGCGGACGCGGGTGTCCATGTCGTCGGCCCCAGCGGGATGATGGACGGTCAGGTCCGGGTGATCCGGGACGCGCTCGACACCATCGGCAAGGAGGACGTGTCGATCCTCGCGTACACCGCCAAGTACTCGTCCGCGTTCTACGGGCCGTTCCGGGAGGCCGTCGCCTCCTCGCTGGAGGGCGACCGCAAGACGTACCAGCAGGACCCCGCGAACCTCCGGGAGTCCCTGCGCGAGCTGGCACTCGACCTGGAGGAGGGCGCGGACATGGTCATGGTCAAGCCCGCCGGGCCCTGCCTCGACGTGCTGGCGAGGGTCGCGGAGTCGGCGGACGTGCCCGTCGCGGCATACCAGATCAGCGGCGAGTACGCGATGATCGAGGCCGCGGCGGAGAAGGGATGGATCGAGCGCGACAAGGCGATCCTGGAGACTCTGACCGGGATCCGGCGCGCGGGCGCGCAGATGATCCTGACGTACTGGGCGACGGAGGTCGCGCAGAAGCTCGGCGGTGCTCGGCGATAG
- a CDS encoding DUF1876 domain-containing protein, which yields MQTLVGWHVDTEFREEGDKTRAAAMLRLADGTEVRGHGHASRHPSDPAQLRVGEEIAGARALMDIAQTLLKKAHDEIEETTGRPAHPINR from the coding sequence ATGCAGACTCTCGTCGGCTGGCACGTCGATACGGAGTTCCGCGAGGAGGGCGACAAGACCAGGGCGGCCGCGATGCTCCGGCTCGCCGACGGCACGGAAGTGCGCGGCCACGGGCACGCCAGCCGCCATCCGTCCGACCCGGCCCAGCTGCGGGTAGGCGAGGAGATCGCCGGCGCCCGGGCGCTCATGGACATCGCGCAGACCCTGCTCAAGAAGGCCCATGACGAGATCGAGGAGACGACGGGACGGCCGGCCCACCCGATCAACCGCTGA
- the argS gene encoding arginine--tRNA ligase — MAPVPSLASTVQQRLADALSAALPEAGSADPLLRRSDRADFQANGILALAKKLGGNPRELAAQVAASVPAGGVLREVEVSGPGFLNITVADRAITETLSARAADDRLGVPLADGAGTTVIDYAQPNVAKEMHVGHLRSAVIGDAMVRILEFTGEKVVRRHHIGDWGTQFGMLTQFLIEHPHELDHEDEAAVSGEEAMSNLDRLYKASRALFDSDPEFKERARRRVVDLQSGDERTLALWQRFVDESKIYFYSVFDKLDMEIHDSDVVGESGYNHMLDETCRILEESGVAVRSEGALCVFFDDVKGPDGKPVPLIVRKSDGGYGYAATDLSAIRDRVRHLGADSLIYVVDARQSLHFKMVFETARRAGWLNDRVKAVQLAFGTVLGKDGKPFKTREGETVRLVDLLDEAIERASTVVREKARDLSEEEIAERGAQVGIGAVKYADLSTSAGRDYKFDLDQMVSLNGDTSVYLQYAYARIQSILRKAGDAKPQAHEEIGLTPSERALGLHVDRFGEAVAEAASGYEPHKLAAYLYQLASLYTTFYSECPVLKADTPARVENRLFLCDLTARTLQQGMALLGIRTPARL; from the coding sequence ATGGCCCCGGTCCCTTCCCTCGCCTCGACCGTGCAGCAGCGCCTCGCGGACGCCCTCTCGGCAGCCCTGCCGGAAGCGGGCTCCGCCGACCCGCTGCTGCGACGCAGCGACCGGGCCGACTTCCAGGCCAACGGCATCCTGGCACTCGCCAAGAAGCTCGGGGGCAATCCGCGCGAGCTCGCGGCCCAGGTCGCCGCCTCCGTCCCGGCCGGTGGCGTACTGCGGGAGGTCGAGGTCTCGGGCCCCGGTTTCCTGAACATCACGGTCGCCGACCGGGCGATCACCGAGACGCTCTCCGCCCGGGCCGCCGACGACCGCCTCGGCGTGCCGCTCGCCGACGGCGCGGGCACGACGGTGATCGACTACGCGCAGCCCAACGTGGCCAAGGAGATGCACGTCGGCCACCTCCGCTCGGCCGTGATCGGCGACGCCATGGTGCGGATCCTCGAGTTCACCGGCGAGAAGGTGGTCCGTCGCCACCACATCGGCGACTGGGGCACCCAGTTCGGCATGCTCACCCAGTTCCTGATCGAGCACCCGCACGAGCTGGACCACGAGGACGAGGCCGCCGTCTCCGGCGAGGAGGCCATGTCCAACCTGGACCGGCTCTACAAGGCCTCCCGGGCCCTGTTCGACTCCGACCCGGAGTTCAAGGAGCGCGCCCGGCGGCGGGTGGTGGACCTGCAGTCGGGCGACGAGCGGACCCTCGCCCTCTGGCAGCGGTTCGTCGACGAGTCGAAGATCTACTTCTACTCGGTCTTCGACAAGCTCGACATGGAGATCCACGACTCCGACGTGGTGGGCGAGTCGGGCTACAACCACATGCTCGACGAGACCTGCCGCATCCTGGAGGAGTCCGGCGTCGCCGTGCGCTCCGAGGGCGCCCTGTGCGTGTTCTTCGACGACGTGAAGGGCCCGGACGGCAAGCCCGTCCCGCTGATCGTGCGGAAGTCCGACGGCGGCTACGGCTACGCGGCGACGGACCTCTCCGCCATCCGGGACCGGGTGCGGCACCTCGGCGCGGACAGTCTGATCTACGTCGTGGACGCCCGCCAGTCCCTGCACTTCAAGATGGTCTTCGAGACCGCCCGCCGGGCAGGCTGGCTGAACGACCGGGTCAAGGCCGTGCAGCTGGCCTTCGGCACCGTCCTCGGCAAGGACGGCAAGCCCTTCAAGACCCGTGAGGGCGAGACGGTGCGGCTGGTCGACCTGCTGGACGAGGCGATCGAGCGGGCCTCGACCGTCGTCCGGGAGAAGGCGCGGGACCTGTCGGAGGAGGAGATCGCCGAGCGGGGCGCCCAGGTCGGCATCGGCGCGGTGAAGTACGCGGACCTGTCCACGTCGGCCGGCCGGGACTACAAGTTCGACCTCGACCAGATGGTGTCCCTCAACGGCGACACCTCGGTGTACCTCCAGTACGCGTACGCCCGCATCCAGTCGATCCTGCGCAAGGCGGGGGACGCGAAGCCGCAGGCCCACGAGGAGATCGGCCTGACGCCGTCCGAGCGGGCGCTGGGTCTGCACGTCGACCGGTTCGGCGAGGCGGTCGCGGAGGCGGCATCCGGCTACGAACCGCACAAGCTGGCGGCGTACCTGTACCAGCTGGCGTCGCTCTACACGACGTTCTACTCGGAGTGCCCGGTGCTCAAGGCGGACACCCCGGCCCGGGTGGAGAACCGGCTCTTCCTCTGCGACCTGACCGCCCGGACGCTCCAGCAGGGCATGGCCCTGCTGGGCATCCGCACCCCCGCGCGCCTCTGA
- the lysS gene encoding lysine--tRNA ligase, whose protein sequence is MPIVAQSSNETDWVSRFADDVIAESERRAPGKPVVVASGLSPSGPIHLGNLREVMTPHLVADEIRRRGHEVRHLISWDDYDRYRKVPAGVEGVDGAWAEHIGKPLTSVPAPAGSPHPNWAEHFKAAMVESLAELGVEHDPVSQTEQYTSGAYREQILHAVKHRARIDGILDQYRTKAKAQAKKQQKPVDEAELEAAEGSGAASEDDGSGGSAGYFPYKPYCGNCEKDLTTVTEYLDATTELTYSCAACGFSETVRLSEFNRGKLVWKVDWPMRWAYEGVVFEPSGVDHSSPGSSFVVGGQIVREVFDGVQPIGPMYAFVGISGMAKMSSSRGGVPTPADALKIMEAPLLRWLYARRKPNQSFKIAFDQEIQRLYDEWDKLESRVAEGAALPADAAAYARAARTAAGELPRTPRPLPYRTLASVVDITAGHDEQTLRILSELDPANPLSSLDEARPRLDRAESWITTQVPADARTIVRSEPDAELLGSLGDEARESLRLLLEGLDGHWSLDGLTTLVYGVPKEMAGLAPDARPTPELKAAQRSFFALLYRLLVSRETGPRLPTLLLAVGADRVRKLLAV, encoded by the coding sequence GTGCCGATCGTGGCTCAGAGCAGCAACGAGACCGACTGGGTCTCCCGTTTCGCGGACGATGTCATCGCCGAGTCGGAACGGCGTGCGCCCGGGAAACCGGTCGTGGTTGCGTCTGGCCTGTCCCCGTCCGGGCCCATCCACCTGGGCAATCTGCGTGAGGTCATGACCCCGCACCTGGTCGCGGACGAGATCCGCCGCCGCGGGCACGAGGTCCGCCATCTGATCTCCTGGGACGACTACGACCGCTACCGCAAGGTGCCCGCGGGCGTGGAGGGGGTGGACGGCGCCTGGGCCGAGCACATCGGCAAGCCGCTGACGTCGGTGCCCGCGCCCGCCGGTTCGCCGCACCCGAACTGGGCGGAGCACTTCAAGGCCGCGATGGTCGAGTCGCTCGCCGAGCTGGGTGTCGAGCACGACCCGGTCAGCCAGACCGAGCAGTACACCTCGGGTGCCTACCGCGAGCAGATCCTGCACGCCGTGAAGCACCGCGCCCGGATCGACGGCATCCTCGACCAGTACCGGACGAAGGCGAAGGCCCAGGCGAAGAAGCAGCAGAAGCCGGTCGACGAGGCCGAGCTGGAGGCCGCCGAGGGCTCCGGCGCGGCGTCCGAGGACGACGGCAGCGGCGGTTCGGCCGGCTACTTCCCGTACAAGCCGTACTGCGGCAACTGCGAGAAGGACCTGACAACCGTCACGGAGTACCTCGACGCGACCACCGAGCTGACGTACTCGTGCGCGGCGTGCGGTTTCTCGGAGACGGTCCGGCTGAGCGAGTTCAACCGGGGCAAGCTGGTCTGGAAGGTCGACTGGCCGATGCGCTGGGCCTACGAGGGTGTGGTCTTCGAGCCGAGCGGTGTCGACCACTCGTCCCCGGGGTCGTCGTTCGTCGTGGGCGGCCAGATCGTCCGCGAGGTCTTCGACGGAGTCCAGCCGATCGGCCCGATGTACGCCTTCGTGGGCATCTCCGGCATGGCCAAGATGTCGTCGTCGCGCGGTGGCGTGCCGACCCCGGCCGACGCGTTGAAGATCATGGAAGCCCCCCTGCTGCGTTGGCTGTACGCCCGCCGCAAGCCCAATCAGTCCTTCAAGATCGCTTTCGACCAGGAGATCCAGCGCCTCTACGACGAGTGGGACAAGCTGGAGTCCAGGGTCGCGGAGGGTGCCGCGCTCCCGGCCGACGCCGCCGCGTACGCCCGCGCGGCCCGCACCGCCGCCGGTGAGCTGCCGCGCACGCCGCGCCCGCTGCCGTACCGCACGCTCGCGTCCGTCGTCGACATCACCGCCGGCCACGACGAGCAGACGCTGCGCATCCTCAGCGAGCTGGACCCGGCGAACCCGCTCTCCTCGCTCGACGAGGCGCGGCCCAGGCTCGACCGCGCGGAGAGCTGGATCACCACCCAGGTTCCTGCCGACGCCCGCACGATCGTGCGTTCCGAGCCGGACGCGGAACTGCTCGGCTCGCTCGGCGACGAGGCACGCGAGTCGCTGCGCCTGCTGCTGGAGGGGCTCGACGGCCATTGGTCGCTGGACGGCCTGACGACCCTGGTCTACGGAGTGCCGAAGGAGATGGCGGGTCTGGCTCCGGACGCCCGGCCGACGCCCGAGCTGAAGGCCGCCCAGCGTTCGTTCTTCGCGCTGCTGTACCGGCTGCTGGTGAGCCGGGAGACCGGCCCGCGCCTGCCCACACTGCTTCTGGCGGTCGGGGCGGACCGGGTGCGCAAGCTGCTGGCTGTCTGA
- a CDS encoding DUF2637 domain-containing protein, producing MAAMQLTRTHRILIGVVVAGAVVIAAIGFAGSYAAVRELAEQKGFGRFSLVFPIGIDAGICVLLALDLLLTWIRIPFPLLRQTAWLLTAATIAFNGAAAWPDPLGVGMHAVIPVLFVVSVEAARHAVGRIADITADKHMEGVRLTRWLLSPVPTFRLWRRMKLWELRSYEQVIKLEQDRLIYQARLQARFGRAWRRKAPIEALMPLRLARYGVPLAETAPAGLAAAGIEPMLLPPGPARAEELSAAAATAAELPAAPPPRQELPQPHPDEPFEQPHPDERFERPQQAVAHASPWFSAPQLPKEGYAGAYDPHGEGPGPRTGGPVGPVGPGAFPGPGPRNGREPAPEQEHGLGAGHGDETAHRTAEAEHTGERPPEGYTTAAPYDADPRYEADPRYEPGPRGTAAQTAAAAEEPTLEDTEFAELAYPVFKEYTDQHGRHPTSDQLDIHLNDIHGITHPRSASLLRKLKEQFQNRYQADMEAEHIA from the coding sequence GTGGCCGCGATGCAGCTGACACGCACGCACCGGATACTCATCGGCGTGGTGGTCGCCGGGGCGGTGGTCATCGCCGCGATCGGTTTCGCCGGGTCGTACGCCGCGGTGCGCGAACTCGCCGAGCAGAAGGGCTTCGGCCGGTTCTCCCTGGTCTTCCCCATCGGCATCGACGCGGGCATCTGCGTGCTGCTCGCGCTCGACCTCCTGCTGACCTGGATCCGCATCCCCTTCCCCCTGCTGCGCCAGACCGCCTGGCTGCTCACCGCGGCGACGATCGCCTTCAACGGCGCGGCCGCCTGGCCAGACCCGCTCGGCGTCGGCATGCACGCCGTGATCCCGGTGCTGTTCGTGGTGTCCGTCGAGGCCGCCCGGCACGCGGTCGGCCGGATCGCGGACATCACCGCGGACAAGCACATGGAGGGTGTCCGTCTCACCCGCTGGCTGCTCTCCCCGGTGCCGACGTTCCGGCTGTGGCGGCGGATGAAGCTGTGGGAGCTGCGCAGCTATGAGCAGGTCATCAAGCTGGAACAGGACCGGCTGATATACCAGGCCCGGTTGCAGGCCCGCTTCGGGCGGGCGTGGCGCCGCAAGGCCCCGATCGAGGCGCTGATGCCGCTGCGGCTGGCGAGGTACGGGGTGCCGCTGGCGGAGACCGCGCCCGCGGGGCTGGCCGCGGCCGGGATCGAGCCGATGCTGCTGCCGCCCGGCCCGGCCCGCGCCGAGGAGCTGTCCGCGGCGGCGGCCACCGCCGCCGAGCTGCCCGCGGCGCCGCCGCCCCGGCAGGAGTTGCCGCAGCCGCACCCGGACGAGCCGTTCGAACAGCCGCACCCGGACGAGCGGTTCGAGCGGCCGCAACAGGCGGTCGCCCATGCGAGCCCGTGGTTCTCCGCCCCCCAGCTGCCCAAGGAGGGGTACGCGGGCGCGTACGACCCGCACGGGGAGGGCCCGGGGCCCCGCACGGGCGGCCCGGTCGGCCCGGTCGGCCCCGGCGCCTTCCCCGGCCCCGGCCCGCGCAACGGACGGGAACCCGCCCCCGAGCAGGAGCACGGCCTCGGGGCCGGTCACGGTGACGAGACCGCGCACCGGACCGCCGAGGCTGAGCACACGGGCGAGCGGCCACCGGAGGGGTACACCACGGCTGCCCCGTACGATGCCGATCCGCGGTACGAAGCGGATCCGCGGTACGAGCCCGGGCCGAGGGGAACGGCGGCCCAGACGGCAGCCGCCGCCGAGGAACCCACCCTGGAGGACACGGAGTTCGCCGAACTGGCCTACCCGGTGTTCAAGGAGTACACCGACCAGCACGGCCGCCACCCCACCAGTGACCAGCTCGACATACATCTGAACGACATCCACGGGATCACCCACCCGCGGAGCGCCAGCCTGCTGCGGAAGCTCAAGGAGCAGTTCCAGAACCGCTACCAGGCGGACATGGAGGCCGAGCACATCGCCTGA
- a CDS encoding DUF3558 domain-containing protein: MHRSAPRLTRILACAAVPVMLVVAGCSSDSGSEGSGPAGGSSSSPEASAAGGEQSPAPVEPAKYAKLPEPCKALTTKTVEALVPKVKNKAGTAGTSNDTAARGSCSWNGLEDKGVKGSDYRWLDVSFQRFASESGIGSGADRARDAYEKEVGAVKSTEKAESVKSSPAAGVGEEATAIAYGLTKSGEDFAYATIVARTGNVVMTLGYNGTGFAGAKNPDPAQLMKDAVTAAKEAAASVAKAN; this comes from the coding sequence ATGCACCGATCAGCCCCGCGACTCACCCGCATACTCGCCTGCGCCGCCGTCCCGGTGATGCTCGTCGTCGCCGGCTGCTCGTCGGACTCCGGCAGCGAGGGCTCCGGTCCGGCCGGCGGCTCCTCCTCCTCGCCCGAGGCCTCCGCCGCCGGCGGTGAGCAGTCCCCGGCGCCCGTGGAGCCCGCGAAGTACGCCAAGCTGCCCGAGCCCTGCAAGGCGCTGACCACCAAGACGGTCGAGGCACTGGTGCCGAAGGTGAAGAACAAGGCGGGCACCGCCGGCACCTCCAACGACACGGCCGCCCGCGGCAGCTGCTCCTGGAACGGCCTGGAGGACAAGGGCGTCAAGGGCTCGGACTACCGCTGGCTCGACGTGTCGTTCCAGCGCTTCGCGTCCGAGTCGGGCATCGGCAGCGGTGCGGACCGCGCCAGGGACGCCTACGAGAAGGAAGTGGGCGCGGTCAAGTCGACGGAGAAGGCCGAGAGCGTCAAGTCCTCGCCCGCCGCGGGCGTCGGCGAGGAGGCCACCGCGATCGCCTACGGCCTCACCAAGTCCGGCGAGGACTTCGCATACGCCACGATCGTGGCCCGCACGGGCAATGTCGTGATGACCCTCGGCTACAACGGCACGGGCTTCGCGGGCGCCAAGAACCCGGACCCGGCGCAGCTGATGAAGGACGCGGTGACGGCGGCCAAGGAAGCCGCCGCCTCCGTCGCCAAGGCCAACTAG
- a CDS encoding RtcB family protein, giving the protein MSYVEVAGAKVPIRMWTDPAGVEDVAMQQLRNVATLPWIEGLAVMPDVHYGKGATVGSVIAMRGAVCPAAVGVDIGCGMSAVKTSLTANDLPGDLSRLRSRIERAIPVGRGMHDDPVDPGRVFGLPSAGFGDFWSRFDGIADPVRFRRERAARQLGTLGSGNHFIEFCLDESGSVWLMLHSGSRNIGKELAEYHIGEARSLPHNRGLVDRDLAVFVSDTPQMAAYRNDLFWAQEYARYNRAIMMGLFREVVRREFAKARVTFDSVVSCEQEDAEGRMRTEDCRPGVISCHHNYVSEERYEGMDLLVTRKGAISAGSGEWGIIPGSMGTESYIVRGLGNPKSFNSASHGAGRRMSRNAAKRRFSTRDLEEQTRGVECRKDSGVVDEIPAAYKPIGQVIDQQKDLVQVVAKLKQVICVKG; this is encoded by the coding sequence ATGTCGTATGTGGAGGTGGCCGGCGCCAAGGTCCCGATCCGGATGTGGACGGACCCGGCCGGGGTCGAGGACGTCGCCATGCAGCAGTTGCGGAACGTCGCGACGCTGCCCTGGATCGAGGGGCTCGCCGTGATGCCTGACGTGCACTACGGCAAGGGCGCGACGGTCGGTTCGGTCATCGCGATGCGAGGCGCGGTGTGCCCGGCGGCGGTCGGCGTCGACATCGGCTGCGGGATGTCGGCCGTGAAGACCTCGCTCACCGCGAACGACCTGCCCGGCGATCTCTCCCGGCTCCGCTCCAGGATCGAGCGGGCGATCCCGGTCGGGCGTGGAATGCACGACGACCCGGTCGATCCCGGGCGGGTGTTCGGACTCCCGTCGGCGGGGTTCGGCGACTTCTGGTCGCGGTTCGACGGTATCGCCGATCCGGTCAGGTTCCGCCGGGAGCGCGCGGCCAGGCAGCTGGGGACGCTCGGCTCCGGGAACCACTTCATCGAGTTCTGCCTCGACGAGAGCGGATCCGTCTGGCTGATGCTGCACTCCGGCTCGCGGAACATCGGCAAGGAACTCGCCGAGTACCACATCGGCGAGGCCCGGAGCCTGCCGCACAACCGGGGCCTGGTCGACCGCGATCTCGCGGTGTTCGTCTCGGACACCCCGCAGATGGCTGCCTACCGGAACGACCTCTTCTGGGCGCAGGAGTACGCCAGGTACAACCGCGCGATCATGATGGGGCTGTTCCGGGAGGTCGTGCGCAGGGAGTTCGCGAAGGCCAGGGTCACCTTCGACTCCGTCGTCTCCTGCGAGCAGGAGGACGCCGAAGGCCGGATGCGCACCGAGGACTGCCGCCCCGGTGTGATCAGCTGCCACCACAACTACGTCAGCGAGGAGCGCTACGAGGGGATGGATCTGCTGGTCACCCGCAAGGGAGCCATCAGCGCGGGCTCGGGGGAGTGGGGGATCATCCCCGGTTCGATGGGAACGGAGTCGTACATCGTCCGCGGCCTGGGCAACCCGAAGTCGTTCAACTCCGCCTCGCACGGTGCCGGCCGCAGGATGAGCCGGAACGCCGCGAAGCGCAGGTTCTCGACGAGGGACCTCGAGGAGCAGACGCGGGGCGTCGAGTGCCGCAAGGACTCGGGTGTGGTGGACGAGATCCCCGCTGCCTACAAGCCGATCGGCCAGGTGATCGACCAGCAGAAGGACCTGGTGCAGGTCGTCGCCAAGCTCAAGCAGGTCATCTGCGTCAAGGGGTGA
- a CDS encoding serine hydrolase, producing the protein MVHIRRGRRGLAAALVVGAVAPVVAGTAAADAHAAAPRVRCSSEKAGLAAKLQRDITAALAGRTALTAVSLHDRTTKTVCELRADQRFDSASTVKVTVLATLLWDAGRRDRHLTAREADLATAMITKSDNKATTALWKQLGTAKVGGFLSAAGMNRTVPGGDGHWGLTQITAGDEQKLLDLITARNSVLGDDARAYVLRLMNEVVPAQRWGTPAGAPRSAAPHVKNGWLSRAADGWRVHGLGAFLGGGHDYSITVLTHGSRTMAAGVETTEAVARAIHRNLDAAAGGVGVTP; encoded by the coding sequence GTGGTGCATATACGAAGGGGCCGGCGCGGTCTGGCCGCCGCGCTCGTCGTCGGCGCGGTGGCCCCCGTGGTCGCGGGAACCGCGGCGGCCGACGCCCACGCGGCGGCGCCGCGGGTGAGGTGCAGCTCGGAGAAGGCCGGACTGGCGGCGAAGCTCCAGCGGGACATCACGGCGGCCCTGGCGGGCCGGACCGCCCTCACCGCGGTGTCCCTGCACGACCGCACGACGAAGACGGTGTGCGAACTGCGCGCGGACCAGCGGTTCGACTCCGCCAGCACCGTCAAGGTCACCGTCCTCGCGACACTGCTGTGGGACGCGGGCAGACGGGACCGCCATCTCACGGCGCGTGAGGCCGACCTCGCAACCGCCATGATCACGAAGTCGGACAACAAGGCGACGACCGCGTTGTGGAAGCAGCTCGGCACCGCGAAGGTCGGCGGCTTCCTGTCCGCGGCCGGCATGAACCGGACGGTACCGGGCGGCGACGGCCACTGGGGCCTGACCCAGATCACGGCCGGTGACGAGCAGAAACTGCTGGACCTGATCACCGCGAGGAACAGCGTGCTCGGCGACGACGCCCGGGCCTACGTCCTCAGACTGATGAACGAGGTCGTCCCCGCACAGCGCTGGGGCACCCCGGCGGGCGCACCGCGGTCGGCGGCACCGCACGTCAAGAACGGCTGGCTGTCGCGCGCCGCGGACGGCTGGCGGGTGCACGGCCTGGGCGCCTTCCTCGGCGGCGGCCACGACTACAGCATCACCGTGCTCACCCACGGCAGCAGGACGATGGCCGCCGGAGTCGAGACCACCGAGGCGGTGGCCCGCGCGATCCACAGGAACCTCGACGCCGCCGCGGGGGGCGTGGGCGTCACCCCTTGA
- a CDS encoding ABC transporter ATP-binding protein, whose amino-acid sequence MTDLQIVGLAKAYGPGATVLDDLDLTVPGGSLAAVLGPSGCGKTTLLRIVAGFLHADAGTVTLGGRVLGAPGVHQPPERRRIGIVPQEGALFPHLSVARNVAFGLTGLDRGARGRRVGEMLGLVGLDGYGDRMPHELSGGQQQRVALARALAPAPDLVLLDEPFNALDSALRAGVRADVRAALRATGATAVLVTHDQQEALSTADLVAVVRDGRVAQCAAPQELYRRPADPWVAAFVGDAVLVGGAAEGGTVHTPLGRVALAGGAGAPGGLREGRVLLRPEQLRLTDPAAADVRGTVTDVHFYGHDAMVTVAVDGVDAPVGIRVPGPVPVRPGGRTGIRVTGEATLHPAAG is encoded by the coding sequence ATGACCGATCTTCAGATCGTGGGACTGGCCAAGGCGTACGGTCCCGGCGCCACCGTCCTGGACGACCTCGACCTCACCGTCCCCGGAGGCTCACTGGCCGCCGTCCTCGGCCCCTCCGGCTGCGGCAAGACCACCCTGCTCCGCATCGTCGCCGGCTTCCTGCACGCCGACGCGGGCACCGTCACCCTCGGCGGACGCGTCCTCGGCGCACCCGGCGTCCATCAGCCGCCGGAGCGCCGCCGCATCGGCATCGTGCCGCAGGAAGGCGCCCTGTTCCCGCACCTCAGCGTGGCCCGCAACGTCGCCTTCGGGCTCACCGGGCTGGACCGGGGCGCCCGCGGCCGGCGCGTCGGCGAGATGCTCGGGCTCGTCGGGCTCGACGGCTACGGCGACCGCATGCCGCACGAACTCTCCGGCGGACAGCAGCAGCGCGTCGCCCTCGCCCGCGCCCTCGCCCCCGCACCCGACCTCGTGCTCCTCGACGAGCCGTTCAACGCCCTCGACAGCGCACTGCGGGCGGGGGTACGGGCCGATGTGCGCGCAGCGCTCCGGGCCACCGGCGCCACGGCGGTCCTGGTCACCCACGACCAGCAGGAGGCGCTCTCCACGGCGGATCTCGTCGCGGTCGTCCGGGACGGCCGGGTCGCGCAGTGCGCGGCACCGCAGGAGCTGTACCGGCGCCCCGCGGACCCCTGGGTCGCCGCGTTCGTCGGCGACGCGGTGCTCGTCGGCGGCGCCGCCGAGGGCGGCACCGTGCATACCCCCCTGGGCCGCGTCGCCCTGGCGGGCGGAGCGGGCGCACCGGGCGGGCTCCGCGAGGGCCGGGTGCTGCTCCGGCCGGAGCAGCTCCGGCTGACCGACCCGGCCGCCGCCGACGTCCGGGGAACGGTGACCGACGTGCACTTCTACGGGCACGACGCGATGGTCACCGTCGCCGTCGACGGGGTGGACGCTCCGGTCGGCATCCGCGTCCCCGGCCCCGTACCGGTCCGGCCCGGCGGGCGGACGGGCATCCGTGTGACGGGAGAGGCGACGCTCCACCCGGCGGCCGGCTGA